The Perca fluviatilis chromosome 3, GENO_Pfluv_1.0, whole genome shotgun sequence nucleotide sequence GACATAGAAATATTTTAGCAGAGTGCTTGGCATCTAGCCTGTTTTGTTTATCACACTGACAAAACGATCCTTACAAACAGCCTATTTTAGTTACTTGTATGTGCTGGAAATGTCCTTGGCAAGCCCTAATAGTGGCAATTGTGTCTTTCTGGTGGATCACATAGGGAATGACAGCCTGATACGGTGGAGCGAGAAACCTAAAGAGATCAAATAAAATGATAGTCAGTCACCGGTGATTCCTGTGCCCTTTTGCAGTAGACTGTGTATCATGCACCAAAGAACAACTCAGATGTCTCATCCTTAACAGTCACATACTGTGCTAATACTTACGCTGCAAAAACTACTGAAGTGGAACTGCTCATTTGTAGCTAGTCTTTACCATCCAATTCTATTTGCCGTCCCCTCACCAAATATTATGAGCATATGTCAAAAAACCTTTAGCATTGACTCATGTAatagtattttattattttgatcaTGCCAATGTGGCACGTCAGAAGACTTCTGGCAACcagctttttgttgcttttgttgtGTCAGCTTTAGTTTAGAGGCGCCGCCACCGATTCAAGCTGCTTCTCTTTTTTGAGCCTGTCATCACATCTACTTTGTACCGCATCTTTGTGTTGCTTTTTGGTTGTCATCATATTACTGTACTCCTTCACTTATGCTTCCACCATACATGTGAAAGTGTATACATGTGAAGCATCGTTTTGTGTTTGTTCAAGTACGGTGCCTCTATTGAATTTTGTGCATCACAATTTCACATTAATGCATACTAAATGTAGTCGACCTTGGGTGCTGTATGTGCAATGTGTGCCTGTTAATGTGCCTGTGTTTTTGCCACTctaggagagggagaggaggaggcaaCATATAATGCTGATGAAGGCTGTTGAGGCTCGCAAGAAAGCAGAGGTAGCCCATATgcacacaaataaatgcagacatacacacacagtccactCCATAAAAAGAGCCTAAGTCATTATTCCCTGGCTGGATTCctgctttctctttttttggttcactcttttcttccattcatttttttttctacacacTTACCAAGTCAAAAGATTCTGGCCCTCAAGCACTTTTCTTTTGAATGCACAGCAGCATTAGGCTGAATTCTAATACTGCTCAGCAAAGTCAAGTAAACCTTCTTGtctgttttcacacacacacgcacactttgCTTCCTTAATGCTCTCTTGAATTTTGGACTCTCCAGGAGCGTGAGCGCTTGCGGCAGGAAAAAAGGGATGAGAAGCGACTGAACAAAGAGCGTAAACTGGAGCAACGAAGGCTGGAGCTGGAGATAGCGAGGGAACTGAAGAAGCCAAATGAAGACATGTGTCTGTCTGATCATAAGGTAGTTAAGATAGTAGCTGTCAGTGTTGCGGGTGTGAAGTTGATCacctaaaaaaattataatcaaATTTTAGTCTAAACACACTTTAATGTAATGTAGATTGTCAGTTTTTTCTCATTTAAGTGCTGTTAAATACATTGACTCCTTGGCAGGAGGGTGGCACAGTCACAAAATTCCTgtcagttattattattattattattattattattattatcattatcattatcattatcattattattattattattattattattattattattattattttaagtttaACATTTCCTGAGGGGCAGTACTAACGATAAAACCACATGGTAGTGAGCAATTTTATGTGTGGAGTTATGTGCCCTCAAGTGGTTAAAGTAGAGTACTGCATAATGTAAAAAAGATGCAGTCATTACCATAAATTGGAAAGCACCATCTTGATAACAGTCAACAGATGTGAGATATAATGACAGCGTTTTACCCATTTTCCCATAGATGTTAAAATCATAGATTTCTGTAGTCTACATTGGAtttaatgtctctctctctctcacacatagtAACACATACAACAACACTCCTAATTTTGCCCACTTTCCTTTGCAGCCTCTCCCCGAGTTCTCCCGGATTCCTGGACTCATCTTACCAGGACGTGCCGTGTCTGACTGCCTGATGCTGATGCAGTTCCTGCGAGGCTTCGGGAAGGTTTTGGGGCTTGATTTGAATGCGGATGTGCCTACCCTGGGCATGCTCCAGGAGGGCTTGCTCAACGTGGGGGACAGCATGGGCCAAGTCCAAGACCTTCTGGTCAAACTGCTTTCTCTGGCAGTCTGTGATCCCGGTTTGCCACCTGGACAAAAGGTGAGCTAGTTCAAAGTTTATCAAGGCATGCATCGTACTTATGTATAATTTTGAACCATTGGGGCAAGCTTGAGAATAACACTTGAGAGGGAAATGTGTCACTTATTGCTCTATCTGGTAGTTTTAGTTTACAGCATTAAAATACATAAGGTTTATAAGTATTGTTAGACATTGTTTTACAAACGTAAGTTAAACTCCATAAATATTAGTGGTGTCAACAATAATCGATTCGCCGATGCATTGCAATGCGGGGCATGCACGATTCAGCATCGATGCGGCAAagtgccataatcgattatgtcactgtttattttctggccttgagtggacaataaagttgtaaagtttcaattacttctgtatcaaagatacaggagagtgataatacacacatagcagCCAATAAAATCTGTAGTTCAATATCCTCTCAAGGATCACTGTCCCGTTGAAgggacactgcgtcgctgtaacctcgataaaacttccactcatgagcgtttttataactttaaagcattaaatcttccaaatatacacaccaattgaaagcttagcctctaaaacaattcagccataatctgcgcagctgtcgagagtgcatccatacctgttttcgttgtcctttcagcaacaaagtggtatgttGCCCAAAACTTGATTGTCATAAATctccaagagtccaaggaaatgtaatatccaagctttatattccaaaacgatctgttcgcctcacaatgttgaagtttctggccgaatcacaaggGAAAAACGCGAAACaattttccatttccgcacttgttatcgccgctagcttctctgcccagcttgctacatgCTCAAAGTGATATGAGCCAgtccgttcaggtttgcctctgatatggccaatgaaagcggacaagccgatgacagCAAATCGGACAGacatttctgtagaaaaatcaatttttgagtcttttggcATCTGGATTTTTTCTATAATAACCTGAGACATGTTGCTATGGCCtgggtgtatctgtatatcaccagatgtgtttacagtattttattttgatcattttacagatgtatgacttggatggaaataaaaaacctccattttagcctctgtaactctgtgtcagtaaggcctagaatcaccctgacacttgtaacaaaaaaatttagagtgtttcctttccaatgatgtcaggcacaccccagagtgtcaaagtatgtgggagctgtaccacttttaatttgggtatgtcgtttagacaAAAAAGCATGAAATTTCAGCCGAATCTTAACAGGATATCTGACTGATTGCGTCATGACTGatgaaaaatttgccttgttgtgtgcagtagaattttgatgcatcgcaatgcatcgtagaatcgaattgaatcgaatcgttacCTGGTGAATTGTGAATTGTGTGCCAATGCACACCCCTAATAAATATGTTACATTGCTTAAATTTAAAATATCCATCAACATGTTATGTTGTTACATGTTACATGTTATATATATCATATGTATAGACCTTACACTTACTAAAGCACCTACAATATTATGTCACTTAAAGGTTAATGCACCAGTCATTAATTTACTCTGAAAGAGACTAATTCTTAGAATGGGTACTTTTACATTTGATACTTTGATATTAATAACTCATTTTAAGCCCAATTTAAATGCAGGACTACATTGGACTGGAAGTagcattgtttttatttcatgggAATATTGCTATTTTTGATATTAGTGTTTAGATTTAAGATGTAAGGACTTTTTTCCTGCATTGTGAATAAATGCATACTCAATCCACTTAAAGCAATCAAGTAAGGGTTCATCAAGTTTACTTTATTTGTCGTCCTTTCCTCCTCTATCAGACTAAAACCATGCTTGGGGACCACCTGACCAATGTTGGCATCAACAGGGATAATGTGTCTGAGGTGCTACAGATGTACATGGGAGCCCATTGTGCCAATACAGAGCTGGCCCCTCTGGCCCTCAGTCTAAAGACCAAGGCCTTCCAGGCTCACAAGCCTACCCAGAAGGCCTCAATCCTGGGCTTCCTGGCTAATGAGCTGGCCTGCAGCAAAGCTGTTATCAGGTAGGAGATGCAGCTGAAACTGAAAAGTAAAGTGGGACCATCCAACTGTGCACTGTACTTGTTTTCTTAATATACTGTATTCTGCGTCAGTGTCACATTGTTGAATGGCTATAAAGTGGTCTACAATACTATCTTTACCTCTGGATTCACATAATTAAAagcacaaaatatatatattcatctaCCATGTTCTGTATGCATTTTATGTTGCTTAACACTGAAGTTATTTATTAGCCACTAGTGGTGTGTTTTATTGATGCAGTGGAAAATGCTTAACAAAGCTGCAGTAGGGAGCAGTAATTAGCAGTAGAGTCCTTTTtgattgtaatgaaattatGTATTAAGTATTAATTTGTGCTTCGGGGTACTAGCTTATTAAACTTTTTACTTTGGATAGAGATAGTTGCCAGCCTCCCTGAGCTTTTACTAAATACATTTGTTATTGCTTTCTAAAATTACCCAAAACATGGACGTACATCGGCACAACTGTAACTGACAGGATTGCGTTTCCTCTTCCAGTGAGATTGACAAGAACCTGGATCAGATGGCAAACATGAGGAAGGACAAGATCATTATGGAGGGAAAACTGAAGAAGTAAGTTTCCTttaatcctaaaaaaaaaaaataatgctttGATTTTCCCTACACTGTCACGCTGAACCTGTGTGTTTATGCAGGTTGAGGACCATTCATGCCAAACGTACTGGGAGGAGGGAGGCCAGTATGGGTGTTGAAGAGAACCAGTCTATTGGCACTCCGTCCTCTGCCGCCAAACGCAAGAGGAAACTGGGCGGAGACAGcgacgatgatgatgacgacgatGACGACAGTGATGAccaggcagaggaggaggaggatgaggaggaggaagaaatgAAGAAGGTTAAAAAAGTGGAGACATATGATgaggtaaaaacaaaaaatgcatctATAGATCTGctatccatttttattttttaaagattattttttttggtctttttcgtctttaatggacaggacagctaggtgagaaagagagggggaaaacatgcaggaaatcatcacaggttggacttgaaccctggacctctgcatcgaggcataaacctccatgtaaatgtgcacctgctctaccaactgagccatccCGGCCACATAGATCCACTATCTAAACTGACCTTGAAGGCTTGCTCACAGatatattttttgggcattttagacAGCTGAAGacctgaaaggggagagagagggggaatgacatgcagcaaagggcaggaaggtcggagtcgaacccacggccgctgcgtcgaacagtaaacctctatatatgggcgcgcgctctaccagatGAGCTGCCCAGGCACCCTTGCTCACAGacatttaatatgtttgttttgtcctgcCAGGATGAAGTCGACCAAGCCACCAGTCTGGAGGAGCTGGAGAAGCAGATAGAGAAATTAGCCAAGGTATGTTCTTCTTTGAAATGTCTTTAAAGTGCTGTGACAAAGGTAATACCCGTTAACATAAATTTATAAGGAATCAAAACATGAATGCATGGTTATTTGACACTGGTAATGTGTGATTAAAAACGGGACACACAGTGAGATTAAAAGAAAAGTTCCTTTGGAAGCAAGtatgaaaagataaataaataaagaatgaaaAAGTATTAATGCTATGTTTGTTTCCCACCAATATTGTACATGGTTATGCAGGACTTCACTGTATGTTGCCATGaagatgtgtttattttttaaatacaattcaATACAATGCATTAGAGGTAACACCACAAACACCTCCTACACTCTAGATAATGGATCAGATTACGAAAGATGATAAAATAGCTACACCCTCTAAATCCTTTATTATACTGTGTGTATTGAAAACAACCATGTGTTTTGTACTTTTTTATGAGCATGTACGCTGACATTGGGCTTTTTGCTAATGAAGGCATTAATTAGCTTAATAAATTATCTCATTAGCATAGCATGTCATGCTCAATATATCACAGTGATTACAAAAGAATGAGGAAGCATTGATTTCCTGAAGGTGTATACGTAACTCAAAATAACAAAGAAATCACAGAGTATGTCTTTTACCATTGCAGCAACATCATCAGACCAGGCGAAAGCTGTTTGAAATATCCCATTCTCTACGCTCCATGATGTATGGCCAAGACCGTTACCGCCGCCGGTACTGGGTACTTCCCCACTGCGGAGGGGTCTTCATTGAAGCCATGGAGAGTGGAGAAGGTAGTTacagtacaacacacactagaGTTTGATGAATTCCAATGTTAAGATACTTCAATTTGCTCATCTGATTGCATAGCACATTTTATGTTCAGtctggaaaataaaaatgatcagATTTTGATGTtgcaggaagaggaaggaagaaaTGTTGTAAATACAAGATTGTTAAGCTGCATGTTCAGCTGTTTTTTGGCAGTGTGAAATATGCTGATGATGTTTTAGTTTATCTTTATTCTCTACGACTAATTTGAGATTGCATCTGTAAACTATAGTAATCTAACACAACTCTACTTTTCTGCCAAAAGCAAGTGTAGAACGATGTCCCAGAATAATCAGCGGTCAGCTGTATTATCAACCACAGTAGTTGTGTTTTCAGCCACATTAACATTGGCCCTCTCATTTCCCTGCAGCTCCAGAGGAACTGGAGGAGGAGCgacagagaaggaggagagcgGCAGAGGAGGTCCAGGTCAAAGAGGAACCTCAGGAGATCGAGTTGCAGAAGGAGAACGCCACCAACCTCGATGGGCAGAGCATTAGAACACAAGGCTTGGAGCAAGAGAAcgaagaggaaaaggagaggaagaaaaacgCCACGGCCCTCTTCTACCAGCAGCCGGGCTACGATTCCAAACTGTGCACATTCCGGGACGACAGCAAGGACGTTGGCAAAGACACTGTGATGGCAGAGGACAAGGAGAGTCACCATGTGAGACAAAACGGCAGCCCTGTGGGCACTCCTGTTGTCACAAGCACAGTAACATCACCCTCCCCCATTCACAATACCTCTGAGCCGGCAGTAGCAAAAAAAACCTCCATGGTGACCATTAAAGACACTACAAACATCCCTCCCCTAGCCTCAACCTCTTTATCTGTCCCGTGCCTGCCAGTCCCACTTGAAAGCCCAGGGAACACTCCTCCAACCTCATCTCCGTACCTGTCATTCCAAGCCAACGACCAGCTACTCAGAGTCTTGACAGAGAGGAGCGGACACTGGTTCAGTCTGCTCCCTCGCAACCCCTGTGACGTCACTTCCATCACCACAACTCCTCCCGCAGCGCCCCGTGTGTCTCCCCAGGCCACCTCTACCCCAGCCAGGCCAAGATCCCCACCTCAGTCCCCTGCCCTGCCTCTCACCCCTTCTGCTGCTTCAGCCTCGGCCAGCCCGCACCACCCAGCTGGCCTCCTCAACTACCCACTATCAGCCCTGCAGGTGAGGCTGCTGGCCAGACACAAATAGAGACAGCTGTGTTCTGTACAGTTATTACTGCCATGTACCAGATCGCCATGCACTAGATCACCTAACCTGTGACTCGCAGTTTtatcctcctccacctccctcaCCCTTGACCcttgtttttcctcttttctccccAGGTGAAGGCAGGCGCTTCATTGCTAGGAGTTTCTTTCGGAAGCTGGCCCTGTGGCATGATAAGTCCCAGCCTGCCTCTGTGCAGCAGCCCTAGTCCCAGCCCCATGCTGGGTCACTCTCTGGAGGGCAACACAACAGCAAGTGTCTCCAGCAAGAGTGAATCCCCTTTACCTCGCATTGAAAAAACCTCATCCATACCCTCTCCTACCCTAGAGATGCCCAAATCCCTGGACCACACCACACCTCGGCCTATTCCAGATGGTgagtgaccaaaaaaaaaagcattgagaGAAATTAAAGTTGAGGCCCTAATGAACctccattttatttaattgaaaaggAATTCACCTGCCTGACAAAATTTAACTTGCATGAACAATCCAAGATAATTAGATTAGGGAACATTCTGCTCTGCTGTACGCAATTTCATGTGGGTATAACATGGCTGAGTGAAGCGCCTTTTTACAGTGATGTATGTTCAGTGTCTTGTAGTTTACGTGGCTGTTTGTGCTCATTGTCTCAGAGATGCTGACAGGGTGGTGGCGGGTGTCTGACATCGAGGAGCTGAGGGCTTTGGTCGGTGCTCTCCACAGCCGAGGAATGAGGGAGAAGGGCCTCCAGAGGCAAATGCAGAAATACACAGAGATCATCCCCCAGGTCTGCACCAAACACAAAGACGGTAAGTACCTCAACACCTCTGCTGAGTACATACTCACTGTATATAGCATATATTGGTACATATATATGTAGAAGGTAGATTATTTTTTATAGCAATAGATAAAGATTTTAAGTGCTTCAACTTAGTTCAACTTAGAAGCATGTCCTTGATGGTCCCTCAATACACATgcaaacactgtattatttatGACCAAGCTACTTGAATACCCGTGGATGTTTTGGCTACATTGCTCATGTGTTCACCTGCATCGGTgagcgtgtttgtgtgtttattcatGGCTGACTCTCTGATATCCCTCATGCCGTCCATCCAGTGGCCATGATCGAGCTGCATGAGCTGGAGGAGAGCCAGGTCAGTGTGGAGTCTGTGCGGGGCTGGTGTGTTGAGGAGCAGGCGATGGAGATGGACATTGCCGTGCTGCAGCAGGTAGAGGAGCTGGAGAGGAAGGTCACTGCAGCCAGCCTGCAGGTCAAGGTAAAACACTCAACACAACGCTACACATTTTGTTCGCGGTGTAAGAAACATGTTTAAACATTTAGAGTGGTGTCATCAAAGGCCAAAAGCCTAAACAGCCGATTTCCTCTCCCAGGGCTGGACATTTCCGGACCCTCAATCTGAGCGAGAGGACCTGGTGTATTACGAGCACAAGCCCCTCACCAAATTAACGCCAGCGTCTGCAAACGGGGGAGACAAGGACCCCAAGGAGCATCCTGAGGAGCGGGGGGAGAAGGGCGGGGTGATGCGTCACCTGGACAACCCGCTGGACATAGCAGTGACACGTCTGGCTGATCTGGAGCGCAACATCGAGAGAAGGTACCTGAGGAGCCCCTTAGGTACCACCATTCAGATCAGGCTGGATAATGTCGGTACGGTCACTGTCCCTGCCCCCGCCCCATCCACTAGTGCTGACAGGGAAGGGTAGGTCATTTCTCCAACCAAAGCTCCCCACTCTCCCACTAagaccctctcctctctctgtgtgtgctttaTGTTTCCCATACTACTCAAATAGTGAGGGTCTTTGCTGCTTTCACAGCATATTTTTGTGGTGGCTTGTTGCATTTTGGTTTCTTTGGTCTTGTGCAGTTTCTTGGGCGGGTTGGGGGACTCCACTCAGTTTCATTTCCTGTGTAGGCTTTGTTTACtggcttgttttctttttctgcggTCATCTGCATGGTGTCGTGCATCATTAACCTTGGTTATGGGCATACTCATGTTTCCCACTGTACAGTGTACACTTTCACAGGTTTTCGCTACATCTGCATGAACTTCCCCTTAACATAACAAAATCGGTGTGTACCTCTCCTCGGTGCCCCCCCAAATCGTCATGCCTGTCTCCGCACAGCTGGAGCTCTTTATGGTCTGCTGTCTGATTGGAGGCTGGCTCAGCTGATACAGTTtactgctttgtgtgtgtgtaaattcgCCCACATATTCAAGTACATGGTATGTGTACATTTTTGTTTCTCATCATTCCTCATTATCCTTTGTTAGCGGTGAGGAGGAGGTGGCCCATGGTATGAAGGTGTGGAGGAAGGCGCTGACTGAAGTGCGTAGTGCTGCCCAGTTGGCCATGTGTATTCAGCAACTGCAGAAGTCTATCGCCTGGGAGAGGTCAATTATGAAAGTGGTGAGCAGCATATTTCCACcccactaaataaaaaataaaaaaatctatttaggAATTGTACACTCGTTTATAATTAatgcacttgttttttttttagtattgcCAGATGTGCAGGAAGGGGGATAATGAGGACCTCCTCCTGCTGTGTGATGGCTGTGACAAAGGCTGCCACACTTACTGTCACAAACCCAAGATCACCTGTATCCCAGAGGGAGACTGGTACTGCCCGGCCTGCATATCCAAGGTATCAGAGCCATCTGTAATGCACTGGCATCTCTCTGCAGTTTATCGCTTGTAGAGAGAATACTGGCTTGATATTTGtgcatgtatttctttttatttacatcTTCCTCTGAAAAAAATATCCACACCATATACAACATTTGCTAATGTTGGTATGTGACAGCCGCAACAGATttgatttttgtatttaaactgTCGGAAGGATGATATTTTTGCACCAGCCCTCGCAATCGTTTTCATGCACTTTTTAAGAAATCTTATTTCAAGTATTTGGGGGATTTTTAATGCCTTTATTTGAAAGTAGACAATAGAGAGGTGATGGAaataaggggagagagagagagagagaatacaacAAAGGTCCTAAGCCTTCAAAACAACTGCAGGGATTATACAATTCCTGTTTTATTACGTTTGCTTTCAACTTTTATTGTCTGCAGAATGGATTTGGCCTTTACAATAAAACTCTCCATTCATATTCATAAAATTCTGAGAAACAACATATTTTATGTCAAGATCAACAGAATGTTTTTATGTAGATGTGGTCAGGGAAGGAACAAATCTTTTTGGTGGTGTAAGAAACGACAAATTGAACTAATAGTTTAGAAAAGGCCAATATTAACATGATAAACACTATACGATTAGTTTTAATTGTACCACACCTCAGAGAATTCATTCTTCACTCTGTGCAGGCAAGTGGCCCATCTCCCAAAAACAGAAAACCTCCAAGCAAACCAGTAGCATCCAGCGCAGGAGGTGGTAAGAAAGGTGGAGAGGGGAAGAAGAACGTGAAGCAGGCAGGTAACGGGGAAGTATCGGAGGAGGACCCGGCCAGCGCCAGCAGCACGCCCAAGAAAGCAGCGAAAGACACCAGCAGGAAGAGGAAAACCGAGGAGAGCGCACCTGCTCTGCAAGCAGCCAATCAGGAgagccctgtgtgtgtgaagcGAGCCAAGACAGCTAGAGACAACAACAGGGACCTGGGATTATGCAGGTATGTGTCCCTGGCTTGTTCACACTTGTCTTTCTGTTGAATCCTTCTCTTATTTATCACCCTTTTCTAATCACTTGTACAGTCGCTGCCATCTCCTGCAGGACTGTATCAAGTCGTTGCAGGgagctgatgttttttttctctttatcaGTAGATAAGATTATTTTGCGGTTGAACCATGAGATTAAAGGACTTCTTGTAACAAATCAAATTTTGCCTTTTCCAGCTATCAGCTATGAGCCTAGTTAATTTTTGGCTCGTGCTGGTTGGCATTAGCCtatacaaaaacacattacGAAACCCCTTACATCAAATATACGTTTTAAATTGCCCCTAActcattttttttgtccaaaGTCAGTTGAAACAAGCTGCAAGCACAAAACGGACATTATCAtcaccttttaagttgatatgatgatctatttacacatccagtgGACATGGAGCAACATTCTCATTCATTACGAGTTGGGTTTGtgtcaagttaatgaatataaaaattgaatattcacttttctttagctctgttttcgctctctaccaactccaccaaaATGTGAACCATACAATAAAGTTGGGggccataaaaccaaaacagtgaGCTGAAAGACTCTAGTAaagctctgtagagctgaggggaactgcagagtcgattgttgttgttgttgataattctctgtgggtttgttACTACCGGCGACATGTATATTGAtccagtgttgtagtcgagaccacctaaaccgagaccaagtcatcaccaagaccagtgTATCGAGACCacgtcaagaccaagaccagacgaGTGCGAGTTACACACTGCACGACACGATCAAATGTGGAAAATGCTAACCATAGGCACTCCTCAAATTGATCTGAATGAGCCACATtcccataaaaaaaacacagaaaacaaattagGAAATTTTCACCAAAATTCATTCACCTCTTTTATTGCCATAAGTGTATTACGAGAAAAGCCTTGATAAAATAATCCAAaaggcagttgtggtcttgaccggtcttgaaatgaaatccagagtcctctttatctgagaccgagacaagacagAGTAAAAAAGCAGTCGATTCCGAGACGAGACCTTGAAAAAGTGGtctcaagaccaagaccaatcTCGACTACTACAGCACtgatttgatccattgttaaattaaaaatattgattatacagtccttccagaaaaatgctgagttttttgtgattgttgcgggcaaaaatccttgattatgcggcacgttttcttaaaaaatgcgatggaatatgcgggatatttaggcagttttatgtgatgaaattgcaggaacttgcaaataGTTtggtgaaaaagagaaaaaaaagtggatcataatcgcgttttttctggagggacttcCCAGTGAAAGACAACTTGTCATTGTGATACCCACAACTTTTCTGTGTCTAACCATATGCGtgcttatttgtgtgtgttcataagGGTACTCCTTGCTGAGTTGGAGCGGCATCAGGATGCATGGCCTTTTCTCACACCCGTCAACCTGAAATCGGTCCCTGGCTACAGGAAGGTCATCAAGAAACCGATGGACTTCTCCACCATACGTGAGAAGCTTGTGAGCAGCCAGTAAGTTCCCGTCACTtctgtttgttctttttcttctgaAAGCCTTCAGGGCGTTTCCACAGAAatttattaattacatttttttttatttatttcaggtatCAAAACCTGGAGACTTTCATCATTGATGTCAACTTGGTCTTTGATAACTGTGAAAAATACAATGAAGACAATTCGGACATTGGTCGAGCTGGTCATAACATGAGGAAGTTCTTTGAGAAGCGCTG carries:
- the baz2ba gene encoding bromodomain adjacent to zinc finger domain protein 2B isoform X9: MESGERLASPAPTLSAARTSSPAASSSSSSSSSSSSPAPHSKSSMAPSPSALGSTLSTSGRLFGAAGEQPFIGSTLSSAFPLVNHPAFGALYSTGAGRPEFGGLGSLGMSAALAAHPQLGALSAEWWRAAEAHGRGAAAFLPSFISFPPFFTPHIQPNHSASPVQIRMPSKNSHAPPKGVNGAVNGSGVCPPTTQSGSFSASPAPVQASTKPSKKSDPSDSHRSSPKSNPDLVEKPIHKTKEKKQRKKPADTCVASNSESGTSSDSSSDGSLSSDLEDLAEDDEDDDDDDEDDEEEDKQSELSDSEKRTRKKTKVLIPGTGTAKTDRPLSGELHDKKDTQAHKVSSKPPNLVPLPCSASPPALSQTALLALHSSRSWTESPQQHFSVIQSTGLAANSKPLALLSQPRRESSPSSSPIALTTSPKALSSTASPKPPKLLPSSSPQHLPLSLCSSPKPHSVPSPPHSTFPLSTSAKPFGLTSSATSSQKSSLKPPRRTVPGSGKSNKKKQLEASLAQINEFRLKQTLMSQGQTFPAELKKQQQGPNKSPKRTSLSSSPLPPAPPPPPQNNHSNLFLSSALLGLPEPHHPNGVIQSITQDAPLALITKPRKDSASHGKSPQCDSDAGSMPVNLSTGASRTQTTAHSGPPSQPSTTSPHVAGHGSRKNKTTKGKGQTPGLGQTPGLGQTPGLGQTPGLGQADPLAAWKGFSQNHLVQSLVDLFRGGEPGIGIPGVSIPGVGIPGVGIPGTCNPTAGLPANKESDDSGDDDDDEDDDLEEEEEEEEDEEDSDDSLSESDSNSDSDISGKKVKELKLLPSGSSKKEMTPRRLTKGPELLNTSTNHTATSCSPLNLQVIKTPTIVTSSSALAYHSSPGSSSYSLASPLGLGKRKRVMDEKELMIPLELGWRRETRIKSVAGRSQGEVAYYGPCGKKLRQYPDVMKGLQWSLLNEEEVIPHILAMEGRRGRPPSSDRQLAGEGGKGSRRRKGRPPNVGDPLVPEGPSPSEVKLLRKLEAQEIARQAAQMKLMRKLEKQALARAAKEARKQQAIMAAEERRKQKEQIKILKQQEKIKRIQQIRMEKELRAQQILEAKRRKKEEAANAKILEAEKRIKEKELRRQQAEILKHQELERHRLDMERERRRQHIMLMKAVEARKKAEERERLRQEKRDEKRLNKERKLEQRRLELEIARELKKPNEDMCLSDHKPLPEFSRIPGLILPGRAVSDCLMLMQFLRGFGKVLGLDLNADVPTLGMLQEGLLNVGDSMGQVQDLLVKLLSLAVCDPGLPPGQKTKTMLGDHLTNVGINRDNVSEVLQMYMGAHCANTELAPLALSLKTKAFQAHKPTQKASILGFLANELACSKAVISEIDKNLDQMANMRKDKIIMEGKLKKLRTIHAKRTGRREASMGVEENQSIGTPSSAAKRKRKLGGDSDDDDDDDDDSDDQAEEEEDEEEEEMKKVKKVETYDEDEVDQATSLEELEKQIEKLAKQHHQTRRKLFEISHSLRSMMYGQDRYRRRYWVLPHCGGVFIEAMESGEAPEELEEERQRRRRAAEEVQVKEEPQEIELQKENATNLDGQSIRTQGLEQENEEEKERKKNATALFYQQPGYDSKLCTFRDDSKDVGKDTVMAEDKESHHVRQNGSPVGTPVVTSTVTSPSPIHNTSEPAVAKKTSMVTIKDTTNIPPLASTSLSVPCLPVPLESPGNTPPTSSPYLSFQANDQLLRVLTERSGHWFSLLPRNPCDVTSITTTPPAAPRVSPQATSTPARPRSPPQSPALPLTPSAASASASPHHPAGLLNYPLSALQVKAGASLLGVSFGSWPCGMISPSLPLCSSPSPSPMLGHSLEGNTTASVSSKSESPLPRIEKTSSIPSPTLEMPKSLDHTTPRPIPDEMLTGWWRVSDIEELRALVGALHSRGMREKGLQRQMQKYTEIIPQVCTKHKDVAMIELHELEESQVSVESVRGWCVEEQAMEMDIAVLQQVEELERKVTAASLQVKGWTFPDPQSEREDLVYYEHKPLTKLTPASANGGDKDPKEHPEERGEKGGVMRHLDNPLDIAVTRLADLERNIERSGEEEVAHGMKVWRKALTEVRSAAQLAMCIQQLQKSIAWERSIMKVYCQMCRKGDNEDLLLLCDGCDKGCHTYCHKPKITCIPEGDWYCPACISKASGPSPKNRKPPSKPVASSAGGGKKGGEGKKNVKQAGNGEVSEEDPASASSTPKKAAKDTSRKRKTEESAPALQAANQESPVCVKRAKTARDNNRDLGLCRVLLAELERHQDAWPFLTPVNLKSVPGYRKVIKKPMDFSTIREKLVSSQYQNLETFIIDVNLVFDNCEKYNEDNSDIGRAGHNMRKFFEKRWTELLKQTN